TATCGGCAAGAAATCTACCCGGCATCCAACAACTGTCTACTCGCAACGTCAACAAGTTCTCCATTCTGGAAAAATCGAATGATTGTCCAATCGCTAGATTTCCAAGTTCTAGCTCTCTTAAACTAGACGGGAGCCAGGGGAGGAAATACGTGGTTTTGGGGGACGATGATAGTTTTTCCAGCAGAGAAAGGAGAATGATGGTAGTGCGAAGAGCAGTGACACTCCCCAGCACAAATTGCACGCCTTCGAAGAACTTGACAGTATCAGTGGTCCATCTTACACAAGTCAAACTTGGGGGAAGCTCCGGCAATTGTTTAAGCTCAGGACATGCTTCTAGGTTAAGTATTTGGAGACTAGAGAGGCGACTCACCGTGGAGGGTAATCCAGATATACATGTGTATGACAAGTCTAGGATCCTCAAACGGGATAGAAGTCCAATTTCTTCGGGGATTTTGCCGGTCAAGTTCCAGCAATAATTAGCGTATaactcttcaagcttctccaccAGCCCAATCATACTGGGTAATTTTGTTATGCTACTTATGTGGCTCATTCTAAGTACTTTCAGTTGCTTTAGATTGCCAATTGAATCGGGTAGGTGACCCAAACATGTAAATGACAAATCCAACTCGACCAATGATTGTAAGTTCCCAACTGTGTCCGGAAGTTCCTTTATCATCCTACACTTAGATATATTCAACCGCCGAAGTTTCACCAGCCCTCCAATTGAGTATGGCAACTTGCTAATCTGCCTATGACATACATCAAAGGTCAACAATGACTTCAAATTACCAAATGTCTCTGGAAGTTTAAACATATGTGGCGAACAAGGCATGAGAATTTCTATCAAAGCTTCTAGATATCCAAGTTCTTCAGGCAACTCTCGAAGAGACTCACATCCATTCAAGTTCAAAGTAGTGAGGAGCTTTAATTTACCAATGGATGGGTCGATTTCATTTAAGTTGTGACAGCcttcaagaatcaatctctccaaggACTCCCAAGCAGAAAAATCAGGTGTTTTCCTTAAGTAGTTGCGATTCTTGAGATCTAGTATTTTGAGTTTGCTCGCCACCTGCCAaacaatttgataatttatataCATTAACAAACAATCTATCCAGAAAAAAAGCAGAAGAAATGATACAACATATGCAAGTAGTGATACTCGTAGCATACTTTGATTTGGTTCCAGCCAAGCCATTCCTCAGAAATACCGCTACATGAAAGGTTtagaatgactaaattagtcGGACGAAAGTTTGTTGCCACAAACTCGAAAGGGCAAAACCGCCAAGAAAGCCATGTTAAACTGGGGAGAAGGTTATTGAAGTCTCCGACAAGGAACGCCCCATTCGTTTCAAAGAACCTCAGCTTTTGCAAATTAGTAACTTCTTCATGCGTTACAATGTCTCCACGATTTCCTGTTGACGGTGCTTCTATTTTCCTACTTCCCCGACAATAAACGCCAAGAAGTCCACTTGTGAAGGTCCAAAGGAAACAATTTCAAGTGCTAATACGgattatatttttccttttacaagAATAGTCTACAACAATtcacatgaaaataaattattgttcCCTTTTTATACCTCTTTACGCTTCCGAAGTCGCAGGGCCTCCCGATGATTCCAAACTCTACTACACTCGAAGGGATATTTGGAATTCTCTTGACGGACGATTGCCCTTCCGAGGTCTCGcacttggtcatgcatccaaaaagtatcgtcatctttgatttttatcaagGACATGAGAGAGAGGACTTCAATGGCATTGTGTGGGCAGTATTCACAGTCATCCCACATGTAGAAAGGGTAGGTTTTGTCcttaccaacaaaaaaacaagctatatcaagaaatatttgCCTTTGTGCATCATCTAGCCTTTCATAAGTTATCTTTAATGTTTTTTGGATTTCCATGGGAGGAGCTTTTTCTAGCTTCTTCAAAGTGTCTGCCCAAAATGCTTCGGATTTACCGGAAAGGGATGAACCGGTAACTTCAAGAGCTAAAGGGAGCTTTCCTAGAGTAGAGACCATGTCTTCTGAAAGGGAGATATAATTCTCTAGTGGTGAGTCTCTTCTAAAGGCATGCCTACTAAAAAGTTTAAGAGCATGATCAAATTTCATTTCCTCTACTTCGTAAGTGGAAACATTTGCAGGCTTTGTTGCAAGGCCTTCACTTGTTGCTTCTCCCTCGATCATTAGGACACTTTGGTCCCTAGTAGTTATGATAATCCTACTACCATAACCGAACCAGTTACCTTTTCCTGCTAGACTTTTGAGTTGCTTTTTCTCGTCTACATCGTCAAGAACGATGAGAACTTTTCTATTGCAAAGTAGTCTCTTAATCATGTTGATCCCATCGTCCACGTCATGAATTTGGTTGACACAACCAGAGTCAAGGAACTTGGATAACAACTTTTCTTGCAAATATACCAAACCATGTCGTTCTGATGACTCTCGAACATCCGAAAGAAAATTGCAACATTGGAAGTGAGAAGACAGTTGGTTGAAGACAATCTTTGCAAGTGTTGTTTTTCCAACCCCGCCCATTCCATAGATTCCGAGAAACTGGACACCATTTGATTCCACATCCAACAATCTGATTATAGCTTCTACAcgatcatcaactccaactaGATCTTCAGTTACATTCTTTTTACATCCGGCATTCAGCTTGGCCAATACAGTTTGAATTACAGACCGTAGTAGATGTACTTGGCTGCCATAACGCAACAACCGTGTtaaagataaatttatattgCTAAACTACACCCTACGTGACCCAATTTTCATTGCAATTAGTAGAAATTACGTAAAGCAATCTAGATACCAAAAATACCAAGATTTTCCCAATCTACCTCCGCTCCCCCAATTTTAGTCACCATCACCGTCGGCCTCTACCACTGCAATAACTCCATTGACCGAAGAAGTGGCCACGATAGAGCTGACGTCGGCCATTACCTGTGGCCAACAGCAGGAGTGGCCACGACCACAATTTACACTACATAGGATTGGTGAGATGAATAGACTATATTTTCACCAGCTATATCGCAATTAAACTGAATAGGTAAAAAGTCTAGGATATTTACCTTTCACCTTTCTTCCAATTCCATCCCTTCATCTCACCCACCTCATTGAGAGCGTTTTCCCATGACTCTACTTCAGTGGCGAACTTTTCCTGGTGCCTAGAAAGGGCTTCTCTATATAAGTTTGTTCTGAGCTTGACATCAAGAGGTTCCACATTCAAGAAAATAGGCAGAATCTCTTTGTTCTCATTTGATCTCAAGGTGCTCTCGAACATGTGTGCGAGCTCCCGGAGGCACCACCGGCTTGAAGCATATTTCCTGGAAAATATGGGGATGTAGATCTTGGACTGTTCTATTGCTTGTAGAAGCTCATCACCGATTTTATTACCAACATGGAGGGATTCTGAGTCCCTAAAGACATGAATCCCGGCATCAACCATGCCATGGTAAAGAAAATCGGTGAATTCATGGCGGGTGTCCGATCCTTGGAAATTGAGAAAAACCTCGTATGGAGGTCCGATGGATGCCCGTGAATTCGTCCCTCTCTCCATTGTAGGATCTGAGGAAAGCTTGCTTTGGGTGTGCTTGGATGTGAGCGTGGGCCCTCAATATACTAAGCTCTGGAGATGAGAAAATGAAGCCAGTTGCGCTAAAAACTTGGAAAGCAGTTTTTATGGAGATGGCCTGCCTAGTTCAGGCGACTGGCCATATATGATCTAACGTACGATAAAATTAATAAGTAAgtttttttgcttaaaaaaatgacaaaacagACGTGCCGGCACCTTGTTAAAAAAGAGCAGGACGACAAAGGAACCTTGATCGTAGTTGTCAACGAGTTAATTCTGTTGGTTTACCGGTTTAGTttggaaataggaaaaatcaccATCCATAACAAACGCCGTTCAAGGAAATCTGTCTAATTACATCCTTTGATATTTAATGATAATGGTactttaatttgatttgattcgaACTACTTAGTGATATCAGATATGATTTCGCTCAGTTAATCTCATTAAAATGCTCAAAATCTTTAACATATGAATCGATATAAGAatcatctttccttcttttcaagATGACTTTCGTCCTTTGATCAATTTATTTCGTGTTCATGTATATCTTGTCAATCTTGCATCGGTCTAGCCACCGATTTTCCCAAATAATAAATCAGAATGCGGATCCAATCCAAAGAAACCATTagtgtaagaaaaaaaaaaaatacatgaataGCGTTTAAAGTGAAGAGACTTATTTGGAATTGGAATTAACgtaataaatgaaaattgaaactaTTACATATGTATCAAAATTTAACCAACTAGATTATTCTATTAATGAATTCTAAAGTATcataaatgtgtttttttttgtcggctGAGCATGATTAAATTTGGTCAGACTCCGATTTTATATCTATCTAGGTCAAGGACAACTAATAAGTTCATCTTCTTATAAGTgtgcatttatttcacaaaaattaaataatttgaaaCACATTTcttaaaagggttaataccacgaaaaaccccaaaccgatacacctgtgataaatttaccccaaactaatttttttaccacaaaaaattccaaaccagtacaactatgacaaatttactctaaactatttttttgaccatcaaaaatcataaaccggtacacccgtgacaaatataccctaaaataatttttttgatcacgaaaaatcccaaaatggtatatccgtgacaaatttacccttcgttaaattgaattaataccacgaaaaatttcaaattgatacatatgtgacaaatagtgggtaaaaaccctaaactagtacacccatGAACCGACATGCGTCATTCAGCTCAGCAATTTGAgggttaaatttaatgaaaactaacgaaaggtaaattttttataggtgtactagtttggggtaaatttatcacaagtttaccagtttagagtttttcgtgatattaacccttcttTAAAATAGTTGCTtatatctcttgaaataattaggcactgaaaagaaaatattgacgataaaaatttatgtctaaacattttcgtaaaCCATGAAATTTTTCCcctttaattcttttttctaagtgatataagcgattcgtttttggggaaaatatttcaaatcattcatatttcgcgaaataaatggagcctacaTTATATTAAAACGggaaaaaatcactaaaaactCAAATTATGTCCACTATTACACATTTACCTGAACTTTATTTGAGGTACGAAAACATCAAAATATGCCCACTGTAACACAAACTATGTCCaattaatttttcctaaaacaaCCAATTTGCCTCCTCTTAGTCGATGTGCTAATCCATTTATCAGGAAATATCTATGGTTGTTGAACTTGTGAAAATGGGAAGACATGGTCTTCGTCTTCTGCAGTATTGCTAGGTAATTTGGGTTTGGTGGTTGAATGTGGAAATTCTGGTCCATTATTGAATGAAATGCCCAAACATAGAGGCGATTATTAAAAGATTTGATGTGATTGTATTTGTTTCTTTCGGCAAAGTTATTGCATTGGGAAATGCTTTTGTGACGTCCCGACCAAACCCTCGTGCCCGTAATAGGAAACTTAAGCTCTTTTAGGGCGCTTGATCTCTCGAATCCCTCCAAGAGCACCATGACTTTATGCCGTTTATAAACCAAGACCATATGAAGATCGTAAACTCGCGACGTTGTGGGGGAGGACATGTGATGTCCTAGATATACCGTCCTCAAAATCGACCCTCAATTGTTTTCACTCTCATCAATGATTCACATGGGGAAGCGATTTCATTTTAAGCTTTCGATTAGTTAAAAATCTAGGGAAAATATTTATGAGTAATAATTTGCTTCATCTATCCATGGAGATGGCCTGCCTAGTTCAGGCGACGGCCATAGAGGATGAATGTATTTGATTAAAATATTACTCCGCAATGTCATGGAATCGTAATGGCGCTCTTTCTTGTCAAATCGGATAACGTAAGGACATATGATATCACATATTTAAACATAATGAAGATTATATCCTACACACTGAATGTTCTGATATTTACGTAAAATTCGATAAATCATTGAACACATCAATAAAGATTACACAAAATCAAATTAAGTGTATGTCGATGAAGGCAGAGGACAGCTAGTAAGTCTCATCTggccggaaaaagaaaaattaataagtcTGCATCACTAGTCACTGATTATTTGTCTTGGTCTTTTATTGTGGTGTAAGTGTTGTTCTTTATTATATCTTAGAGCTACGCAACTTGGACGGAACCTTAGGATAGTGACATACTCCCTAAAATTAACAATCAGTAATCGCGTTTTAAAAATAGGCTGTGCGTAATGACAGAGAAACAATTCAATGTGTCCCGACGTTTCACATGTTTCTTCCGGAATGCAGCCAACACTCGAAAGACTATGGAAACTTGTTACGATTGTGACAGAATGACAAACAAGAAGAATAATTAAATGTGTGGGGATAGCTTAGCCACATTTTTCtccaattataaaaaaaaacctgttATGTATGACTCCCTCGAGGTAGTCTAACGAACAGTTTTCAAAATTCTTCCATACTATTACCTAACAATGGATTGATTAGCAAAGTTCTCAATGGAAATTATTTTGTTTACTAGTGATGTAAACATGAGCAGCTTGAAATTCttattacaaaattaaaaattgctactggattatctcaattttttttaaaaatatttagtagAAGGTAATTGGAAGGGCGGTGTATACTCATATTTAGATTAATCCTGATTGGGTCAATTATCTGGAAAGCGCACAACTACTTCCAAGTCATGGTTATCAGGTAAATCTACTTCATAGCGTGAGGGGGAGGGCAAGCAAGTCAAAGTCTGTCACCATCTTTCTTGCTTAGTTTCAATTACCAAATATTCTCTTTTTCCAACCAGAGAAAGGTATACAAAACCtactcccccccaaaaaaaaaaaacccgaaaaaaaaaaagactctaGTCAACGTTCGACCTTGGAGTGCTTCTAATTCTTCCCTTGAATTTCCTCGAAGGTGTGTAATTTGAGGTAATCACGGACCCGCTCGTCTATGATTAAGGCAAGACGAGACTGGCCATTTATGGTGAAAAATCGTATATACTTAATTGATATATAATGTGACGgaaaaaatcaatcacatcaCAATAATTACAGGggaatttgcatttttttcgtGAGATTCAGTTTTGAATTCTAGCAGTTTCTCTTAGGTGTTTCAAGAAATCTAGATGTTGGAAAACACTACATAAACCCAACTGATGATACACACCCAACTCTTCAATGGTAACATttatgttcccggaacaacttttggaataaaaacacttttttctgtttctgttcccgacaacgatttttgggaacagaaaccgTTTAATAACTGCATAAAGTTTTTGTttcctaaacaaaaaaaaaaaaaaaaaaagaaaagaaacgcgtttggtaactgcaaaaaaattgttactaattttttttatttaattaaggggactatatatattaaaataaagatgtctttatctttttaacttactaaatcaaattaaatctcatttgttcaatttactaaatcaaattagatcaatatatttataagtaatttatgcacgatttatcaaactacaatatggacgagatcaactataaaaaaaaaacactaaaagagaagacgaattgaaattggacaacaagaacattaaatatgttttctataaataggaaaaattacagtTATGAGTCACatgtaaatgttcccaagtagttaaaaaatatgatttcCTTTAAAAGGAAACCTCTAGAAAAATATtgattgcactttgagtgaaaccggagattaaaatacaaaatatttatgcatttaggcccttttagtccaattgtgcaatttttccaaacatgatgACTGAAATGAGATTTAaggtatcaaagtctcatgtcatgacttcGAAAGTAAAATTGTTttagctaaaatgatttaaaatgaaattttttagtcaatttaggattatgttcaatgaagaggcatgtggtcccaaactgaatttttaaaaatttaagaggccaaaatgaaaaggaaattaaaatataaataagggctatttttgtgcatttttctgaccatgaatactatttttcctatttttggctatttttataattaaaataaatccgaaaaatgtcaaaacttacaaaaaatattttttattcaaaaaatggtTCCTAAGGCGAGGCCAAAGCATCCAAGGTTGATCTTTtaaatttatgaattgttttggtgtttttaattaattttttaaataaaatgataaaaaataaggTGTCAACATCGTGCAGAGTGtgtgttcaaaaaaaaaaaattgttcccaattgtttctaaaaaaggTTCCAAGTGAGTTTCTAAAAAGTATTTCAGGAATACAGaatcaagttttctttttttttttcttatttctactccaaaagtattTCTGTTTCTTATAAGTGCtctcggaacactttgggaacacttctTTTACCATATGTGTTTCTGCAGCATTACCTTACGCAGCCTAAATTACTCTTATTGCTTGAATTGCATATGTGGCCTGGtctttgaaataaaatgaagaagaatTTGAACAGCAAGTGAAGTTCGAGGAAATGTTGATACTATGAAAGTAAATCAAACAAACTTAAATGAAACTGCATGAAAGGTAGAGTGTTTGTAGACGCTcaaatgaaacaagaaattcatacctagaaaattcattgTGATTGGAGCGCTTGAAACTAAACCGAAGTTGAAAGGCCTTCATTGACAGAAACGAAGTGCAAAAGCTGATCAAAATTCGATGAAGCTTTGGCATTATTTGAGCGtgcctccttcttcttcctcttgaatCTCTGTCTATTTTTGTAGCCTAATGCGCAGCAGAAGTCAATTTCTCTTAATGTCTCTCCTCCATTGTTCGACATTTCTAAGAAGGAGCATAACTCCCTTTTCCATTGCTCACGTCTCGGAGAAACTCGGACCGCTCTGTAACTGTTTCTGAGCTATTGTTCCATAGGCGAATCAAGTTTCCAGGACGACGAAGTTATTAATTGTCGAAGTCATATGCCGAGCTTTTCGACATTCTACTCTTAACATCCCTTATCTTCAAAATGGGCCGTACTTGTCACCAATATCGGTCTCATAGGAAATCCTGCTTCAGACCATCCAAGCTCAACTTcagggaaaaagaaaccaacaaacaaaagaaccaCAAGAAGTCCGACATTCGAAGTCCGACTTTCGAAGCACTATTCCGAGAGTGTGCgaatccaaattgatacatgcTATGATCACACTTCCCTGACTGTCACTGTTGTGCAACTTCTCGCAACGGCAAATTGCGGAACATTCTAAACCCAAATTCAAGGTGTAACTCAAACTCTCCAACGAGCCACAATCGTAAATCCACAACTTCTTTAAAGAGTCTTAAGTGGTTTAGACCTTCCACGCTTCTTACCTTTGGACATACTCCAACTGTGCCCTTAGCCTTTTCAATTTCGAGAGTTCTGACATCCTTTCCATGGAACTGCAGTCCAAGACCTTAAGGAAACGAAGGGATCCCAATTCTTCAAGGCCGCGAATCTCGACTTGCAGCTTGCATCCACACAGATGTATTTCTTGTAGATTCTTCAAGTGCGACAGATCAAGTACTTCTGGGAGGAACTCACACTGAAACATCATCAAATATCTCAGTCTTTCCATTTCCAACTGAAACAGCGCGTCCAGATTTACAAACGTGTAGTTTTCCATTTGGAGGACCTCCAACTCTGCATCAAATACACCGGAGAATTCCAGCATCAAGCAACTAAATAATTCCAAGGTtgacaagtttttcaaattggAAATGTCCGGCGATCTAGTCGTCACAGGATGTCGAAGTCTAACTCTCTTAAACTAGATGGGAGCTGAGGGAGGAATTGCACGCTTTTGCAGGACAATCTCGGTGTTTCCAGCCGAAGTAGAATACCGATGCTAGTGGGAAGAGCAGCGATACTCTCCAGCTCATCTGGCATGTCTTCGCCAGGACAGATGTTGGTATCGGTGGCCCATCTCAGACAAGTCAAACTTGGGGGAAGTTCCGGCAACTTTTTAAGCTCAAGACATGGTTCTAGATTAAGTTTTTGGAGATTAGAGAGGCGACTCACTGTGGTTAATATTCTGGTGCCTAACAAGTTTAGGATCCTCAAACAAGATAGTTTCCCAATTTCTTCAGGAATTTCGCCGGTTAAGTTGCAACATTGGCTTGCGTCTAACTCTGCAAGTTTCTCCACTAGCCCGATCACACGTGGTAATTTTGTTATCCATCTTATATGCCTCATCCTAAGTACTGTCAGTTGTTTTAAATTGCCGATTGAATCAGGTAGGTGACCAATACATGTCCATGATAAATCCAACTCGACTAATGATTGTAATTGATCAACCGAGGCTGGAAGTTCCTCTGTCTTCATACACCAACATAAATTCAAACGCCTAAGTTTCACCAGCCCTCCAATCGAGTATGGCAGTTTGCTGATCTCCGAATATTTAGAGTAATCTATCGTATGAGacatgaaaaagtttaaaaaaaaaaaaaaaaggttacttACCTTTAAAAGTTgacttctagagcaaaagtgttgcTATGCGTGCCCAAGTCACCAacaatataattaatttattaatataCATAATTTATAAGTAACCTCTTGCAAATTTTACAAGGAAGTTAAGTATATTCTAGATTGTCAACATTGTGGAGAATTTAACAATGTTAGTTATGATGGCAAGATTTTGAACATTTCTCTGGTTAAGTCTAGCCGTTGCTTTTTAAGTTATTTACCAAAATGTCGTGCTCGTTGTGCAGTTACCAACCTTAAATTTTGCAATAATTGATTACCTTTTACATGTGAAGAAATCTCAACTTCAACTTGGGTGAATCAGTAACTCTTTTTTCCCGTTAAGCTTCAATTATGGTTATCAACTCTTGTTTGATTTCTCGATTACGAATTTATGGTAACAACTTTGTCGTAATCCTCCAAAAGGTGATTTACAGGAGCGGGTTTAACAGTATTTTACATGGGGAATGGACAGTTCCCATGTCGAGGTGCTCGCTCTCACTCAACAAGGGTTCTCCCAAACCATCATGGTGCACGACAGAAAATTAGATTTGAGTTCTATCTAGATGAAGTCACCACTAACCTATTTGGGACCGTTTATGAGCCTTTCTACGAAAAAGAGAGATCTAGGGACggaacttgattacgctaaCGTTTAAGTAGCACCAATTTGGTTATGAAACTTATCTTGTTACAAAAAACAAGAGCCGTGCGGCCTTTTTAAGTTTTAACACCCAAAGTACGTTCCTATAAGTGTtaa
The genomic region above belongs to Rhodamnia argentea isolate NSW1041297 chromosome 6, ASM2092103v1, whole genome shotgun sequence and contains:
- the LOC115732180 gene encoding disease resistance protein L6-like; the protein is MERGTNSRASIGPPYEVFLNFQGSDTRHEFTDFLYHGMVDAGIHVFRDSESLHVGNKIGDELLQAIEQSKIYIPIFSRKYASSRWCLRELAHMFESTLRSNENKEILPIFLNVEPLDVKLRTNLYREALSRHQEKFATEVESWENALNEVGEMKGWNWKKGESQVHLLRSVIQTVLAKLNAGCKKNVTEDLVGVDDRVEAIIRLLDVESNGVQFLGIYGMGGVGKTTLAKIVFNQLSSHFQCCNFLSDVRESSERHGLVYLQEKLLSKFLDSGCVNQIHDVDDGINMIKRLLCNRKVLIVLDDVDEKKQLKSLAGKGNWFGYGSRIIITTRDQSVLMIEGEATSEGLATKPANVSTYEVEEMKFDHALKLFSRHAFRRDSPLENYISLSEDMVSTLGKLPLALEVTGSSLSGKSEAFWADTLKKLEKAPPMEIQKTLKITYERLDDAQRQIFLDIACFFVGKDKTYPFYMWDDCEYCPHNAIEVLSLMSLIKIKDDDTFWMHDQVRDLGREIVRQENLKDPCERSRVWNHEEAWSILKGKEGSTKIKALSLGHREGILTGDEVANLQKLRFFHGESVSLAGDFNRLFPSLTWLSCRDFSLEFEAKNFHPTNLAVLDLSCSDISEERIDWIRAARKLKVLDLSHYNNLTRTPDLSTWVFLERLILRRCSQLIEIGPSIGKLQSLVELDLSWTSIDHLPDSIGNLKQLKVLRLSRMGWMTKLSSAIGGLEKLKELDLSFTDISELPTMVSRLSNLQTLNLEECRMLKQLPELPPSLTCLRWTTETAIGSYESENHTTLPTSIDFLAFYFEKVQFLPQLSSSLRELQFRNLVTSRSLDFSNLKNLSVIRSRAKLHTIFSLGSEVLRMEFCIIRKLDALLQLEMERLRKLEMRLCDFLPEVLDLSHMKNLQEICLFVCKTLVEIRGLEELGALCSLLIEGCWSMERMSDLSSFTKLRKLIVRHCPKLRSVKGLNCLESLKELSIFNAGEFGVDTSNLNIEHSW